The following proteins are co-located in the Ancylothrix sp. D3o genome:
- a CDS encoding FTR1 family protein, with product MDFTSALPTFVITLREGVEAALVVGIVLACLKKAKQSHLAPWVYAGVIVGLIVSAFIGVLFGALLQALSKSNNPFAPVIEFLLEAGFSVLAIVMLSWMLIWMTQQARFMKMQVEGAVNNALNQDKKGAGWGIFSLILIAVVREGFETVLFIVAKFQQGLIPALGSLFGLGVAASIGVLLFKWGVKINIRLFFQSMGILLLLIVAGLVVSALGLFDTAINTLAQMDRQSQSLCVYYEHFAKVHSCILGPLVWNTTKFLPEDKFPGLLLNALFGYTDKLYVVQAVGYLLFLFTIGAIYFQSLAGRVFFPIKNAPPAK from the coding sequence ATGGATTTCACATCTGCTTTACCGACTTTTGTAATCACCCTCCGTGAAGGCGTAGAAGCTGCCTTAGTTGTGGGAATTGTCCTTGCTTGTTTGAAAAAAGCAAAACAAAGTCATCTCGCACCTTGGGTGTATGCCGGCGTGATTGTTGGCCTAATTGTCAGCGCTTTTATTGGTGTATTGTTTGGGGCATTATTGCAAGCTTTAAGTAAGTCTAATAATCCTTTTGCACCCGTAATAGAATTTTTATTAGAAGCCGGCTTTAGCGTTTTAGCAATTGTAATGTTAAGCTGGATGCTGATTTGGATGACTCAGCAAGCCCGATTTATGAAAATGCAAGTTGAAGGCGCTGTGAATAACGCCTTAAATCAGGATAAAAAGGGGGCTGGGTGGGGTATTTTTAGCTTAATTTTAATTGCAGTTGTCCGCGAAGGATTTGAAACGGTTTTATTTATTGTAGCAAAATTTCAACAAGGCTTAATTCCGGCTTTAGGTTCGCTTTTTGGGTTAGGAGTAGCCGCAAGTATTGGCGTTTTATTGTTTAAATGGGGTGTCAAAATTAACATCCGCTTATTTTTTCAATCTATGGGAATTTTGCTATTGTTAATTGTCGCCGGATTGGTGGTTTCAGCCTTGGGGCTTTTTGATACGGCGATTAATACTTTAGCTCAGATGGATCGGCAGTCACAATCGCTTTGTGTTTATTACGAACATTTCGCAAAAGTTCACTCTTGCATCCTTGGCCCGCTGGTGTGGAATACAACGAAATTTTTACCCGAAGATAAGTTTCCGGGGTTGTTGTTGAATGCGCTTTTTGGCTACACGGATAAGCTTTATGTTGTCCAAGCCGTCGGGTATTTGCTGTTTTTATTCACCATTGGCGCAATTTATTTTCAAAGCCTTGCTGGCCGGGTTTTCTTCCCCATCAAAAATGCCCCACCGGCCAAATAA
- a CDS encoding bacterioferritin, translating into MKDLDLQKTIGLLNSIMEFELAGVVRYTHYSLMVTGPNRIPIVNFFKMQATESLLHAQQVGEILTGLEGHPSQKISPIEETYKHSVRDILEESLNHEKKALELYKDLLDVVEDASVYLEEFARTQIGQEELHNIEIRKMLRDFS; encoded by the coding sequence ATGAAAGACCTCGATTTACAAAAAACAATTGGCCTGCTGAATAGCATCATGGAATTTGAACTGGCCGGTGTCGTCCGCTACACACATTATTCTCTGATGGTAACGGGGCCCAATCGTATCCCCATTGTCAATTTTTTTAAAATGCAAGCCACAGAATCTCTCTTACACGCGCAGCAAGTAGGCGAAATTCTCACCGGCTTAGAAGGTCATCCTAGCCAAAAAATTTCACCAATTGAAGAAACTTACAAACACTCCGTCCGCGACATTCTCGAAGAAAGTCTTAACCACGAAAAAAAAGCCCTCGAACTTTATAAAGACTTGCTTGATGTTGTCGAAGATGCCAGCGTTTATTTAGAAGAATTTGCCCGCACACAAATCGGTCAAGAAGAACTGCACAACATCGAAATTAGAAAAATGTTGCGCGACTTCAGTTAA
- a CDS encoding FTR1 family protein has translation MDFTSALPTFAIALREGVEAALVVGIVLACLKKANASRLNNWVYTGIFAGIAASVIVGLIFSWLMQILSHSNQFYAPLIKPLLAASLSVVAIGMLSWMLIWMTQQAKTLKTEIEGAVSAALSDSKMAAGWGVFTLIFIAVLREGFETVLFIFARFQQGLVPAFGAFAGIFVAAIIGALLFKWGVKINLRLFFQIMGIFLLLIVSGLVVSALKNFDLAAATFSQLNPDSSLCFSRNSCILGPKVWDATGFLPDNEFPGVILKALFGYRSKLYLLQFIAYFSFLATAGSIYFKSLSNPSLTAKTTLTKETSS, from the coding sequence ATGGATTTCACCTCTGCTTTACCCACATTTGCAATTGCTCTACGAGAAGGAGTAGAAGCCGCCCTTGTGGTCGGAATTGTCCTAGCTTGCCTTAAAAAAGCCAATGCCAGCCGGCTTAATAATTGGGTGTACACGGGCATATTTGCAGGCATTGCAGCTAGTGTAATTGTTGGTTTAATTTTTAGCTGGTTAATGCAAATTCTCAGCCATTCAAATCAATTTTATGCCCCCCTCATTAAACCCTTACTTGCCGCAAGTTTAAGCGTGGTGGCAATCGGAATGTTAAGCTGGATGTTAATTTGGATGACTCAGCAAGCCAAAACCCTTAAAACAGAAATCGAAGGCGCAGTCAGTGCTGCTCTTTCGGACTCAAAAATGGCTGCTGGCTGGGGAGTTTTCACCTTAATTTTTATTGCTGTTTTGCGAGAAGGATTTGAAACGGTTTTATTTATTTTTGCCCGCTTTCAGCAAGGGTTAGTCCCAGCTTTTGGAGCATTTGCCGGCATTTTTGTGGCTGCCATCATCGGCGCATTGTTGTTTAAATGGGGAGTGAAAATAAACTTGCGGTTGTTCTTTCAAATCATGGGCATTTTTTTATTATTAATTGTATCGGGTTTAGTTGTTTCTGCCCTTAAAAATTTCGACCTGGCCGCCGCTACTTTCTCTCAACTTAACCCCGATAGCAGCCTTTGTTTTTCCCGGAATTCTTGCATTTTGGGGCCGAAAGTTTGGGATGCAACCGGCTTTTTACCTGATAACGAATTTCCGGGGGTTATCCTCAAAGCTTTGTTTGGCTACCGATCAAAACTTTATCTTCTTCAGTTCATAGCCTATTTCAGCTTTTTAGCAACCGCAGGAAGCATCTATTTTAAAAGTCTCAGCAATCCATCATTAACTGCCAAAACAACCCTCACTAAGGAAACTTCATCATAA
- a CDS encoding response regulator has protein sequence MKPDQETASKGNILAVDDTPLNLYLLTEILSLHGYHVEVAGNGKKALESVRLNPPDLILLDVLMPDMDGYEICEYLKAGEETRHIPVIFLSAKNEAIDKVKAFNSGANDYITKPYQSAEVLARIENQLSIGRLSKKLQEQNAQLLLEIEKRQQLETMLQRQFYCSEFIRYLTDKIRSEIDSKKIFETAAKQIGQALGVNRCVIYTYSPKPFGELRVASEYLTKGYESLRNLNISPSANAYANKLLLIDKARATENVKSDLLLSNYQPIVRKYKIKSMLAVRTSYQEQPNGVISLQQCDSLRKWTDEEIELIEAIAQQLGIAIAQANLLEQEKEARNKLDRQNLQLQQEIKERQQLAAELLNSQKRLSTIIATNADSLIVVDAAGVVRFVNAAGEVLFGKSSIELLGKNLGLPILVNEAIEVEIQHPERGMIAAEMRVVEIGWEGVNAYLASLRDITERKRVDREMRLLLTTTQAIGRAGSVKDALAVILRLIGGAIGWDVGEAWVPAADGKVLEYSSGWYGDGSDFEVFSEQSEGGKLAANEALANRIWLSQQSEWIQDFSKSEVSVFLQSKIADDISLKTGFGVPIIANEQVVAVLVFFQAVKSLPDSRLLELVNAVAAQLGSLIHRKQAEAALKESQQRLQLALEGSALGLWDWNIQTGKTFFDVQWKKMLGYEPEEIEDHIDALWRLIHAEDLPKVKEILEDYFDGKSSTYEAEYRMQTKLGLWKWILNRGKVFDRDSQGVALRMAGTHQDITERKQAERVLRESAERERALTLVIQRMRQTLDIEIIFSATSNELRRVLNCDRVLVYRFNEDWSGRIVAESVANDWVSLLNIKQNDEALSETPIAGDDCGVIFLQSSGFSLTDSYLQQTKGGAYNPSSYLVVSDIYQANFQSCYIQILEQLQARSYITVPIFCGDKLWGLLASYQNSGARNWSETEINIAVQIGAQLGVALQQAELLAQTQLQKAALQQAVCAADAANQAKSEFLANMSHELRTPLNAILGFTQVMSRDASLNRQQQENLGIINRAGEHLLELINDILEMSKIEAGQLSLNKEDLDLINLVDTLEKMLALKAQSKGLELSFEIGAEVPRYVRTDGGKLRQILINILGNALKFTQKGRVILRLKAVLPSLIFEIEDTGPGIAPEEMNLLFEAFGQTESGRKSQQGTGLGLSISQKFVQLMGGAIQVKSKLGEGSLFSFDIPFEPAQARDITTKKPMRQVLSLVPNQPEYKILVVDDQPESRLVLSKLLTSIGFVVKEAENGAEAVKIWLSWQPHLIFMDMRMPIMDGYEATKQIKAYSESEQPVIIALTASAFEEDRQVVLGAGCDDFICKPFRQEAVLEKISQYLQADYVFAEEKPSDKDVNFQKTVSDADLKSQLLEMPADWLKKLYIHACQCSDDAIFYLIKQIPADKLDLANFLTALANDFEFQKIMDFVGDLG, from the coding sequence ATGAAGCCGGATCAAGAGACTGCATCGAAAGGGAATATTTTAGCCGTTGACGATACTCCCTTAAATTTATATCTTTTAACAGAGATTTTATCGCTGCACGGCTATCACGTCGAAGTAGCAGGGAACGGCAAAAAGGCTTTAGAGTCTGTGCGGTTGAATCCCCCAGACTTGATTTTGCTCGATGTTTTAATGCCTGATATGGATGGCTATGAAATTTGCGAATATCTAAAAGCAGGCGAGGAAACCCGCCATATACCTGTGATTTTTTTAAGTGCAAAAAATGAGGCTATTGATAAAGTTAAGGCTTTTAATAGTGGGGCGAATGATTATATTACAAAACCCTATCAAAGTGCGGAAGTTTTAGCGCGAATAGAAAATCAATTAAGCATCGGTCGCCTTTCTAAAAAGTTGCAAGAGCAAAATGCACAACTTCTACTAGAAATTGAGAAGCGACAGCAACTTGAAACAATGTTACAGAGGCAATTTTATTGTAGTGAGTTTATTCGATATTTGACTGATAAGATTCGCTCGGAAATTGACTCAAAAAAAATCTTTGAAACGGCTGCAAAACAAATTGGGCAAGCGTTAGGGGTGAACCGCTGTGTAATTTATACTTACAGCCCCAAACCTTTTGGAGAATTGCGAGTAGCGAGTGAATATTTAACGAAGGGTTATGAGTCTTTAAGAAATTTAAATATTTCTCCCAGTGCGAATGCTTATGCGAATAAATTGTTATTAATTGATAAAGCCAGAGCAACAGAAAATGTCAAAAGCGACTTGCTTTTATCAAACTATCAGCCGATAGTCCGCAAATATAAAATTAAATCGATGTTGGCAGTTCGCACTTCGTATCAAGAGCAACCAAATGGCGTTATCAGCTTGCAACAATGCGATAGTTTGAGAAAGTGGACAGACGAAGAAATAGAACTTATAGAAGCGATTGCTCAACAGTTGGGAATTGCCATTGCTCAGGCAAATTTGCTGGAACAAGAAAAAGAAGCACGCAACAAATTAGACCGGCAAAATTTGCAACTCCAGCAAGAAATTAAGGAACGCCAACAACTTGCCGCCGAACTGCTGAATAGCCAAAAACGTTTAAGCACCATCATTGCTACAAATGCAGACAGTTTAATTGTCGTAGATGCGGCTGGAGTGGTGAGATTTGTCAATGCGGCGGGTGAAGTTTTATTTGGTAAAAGTTCTATAGAATTGCTGGGTAAAAATTTGGGTTTACCGATTTTGGTTAACGAAGCAATTGAAGTAGAAATACAGCATCCAGAGCGGGGAATGATTGCGGCAGAAATGCGCGTGGTAGAGATTGGTTGGGAAGGTGTCAATGCTTATTTAGCTTCTTTAAGAGATATTACAGAACGCAAACGAGTAGATCGAGAAATGCGTTTATTATTAACAACAACACAAGCGATTGGACGAGCCGGCAGTGTCAAGGATGCTTTGGCGGTTATTTTACGCTTAATTGGCGGGGCAATTGGTTGGGATGTGGGGGAGGCTTGGGTGCCGGCGGCGGATGGTAAAGTTTTAGAATATAGTTCGGGATGGTATGGGGATGGAAGTGATTTTGAGGTGTTTTCTGAACAAAGCGAAGGGGGGAAACTGGCGGCGAATGAAGCGTTAGCAAATCGGATTTGGTTATCGCAACAATCTGAATGGATACAAGATTTTTCTAAAAGCGAAGTTTCGGTCTTTTTACAAAGCAAAATTGCTGACGATATTTCGTTAAAAACTGGCTTTGGGGTGCCAATTATTGCGAATGAGCAAGTGGTGGCAGTTTTGGTGTTTTTCCAAGCTGTAAAAAGTCTGCCAGACTCGCGTTTATTGGAGTTGGTAAATGCGGTGGCGGCGCAATTGGGTTCGCTGATCCATCGCAAACAAGCAGAAGCGGCACTAAAAGAAAGTCAACAACGCTTGCAGCTTGCTTTAGAAGGCAGTGCGTTAGGATTGTGGGATTGGAATATCCAAACCGGCAAAACTTTTTTTGATGTTCAGTGGAAAAAAATGCTGGGCTATGAACCCGAAGAAATTGAAGATCATATAGACGCATTGTGGAGGTTAATTCATGCGGAAGATTTACCAAAAGTCAAAGAAATTTTAGAGGATTATTTTGATGGCAAAAGCTCTACCTATGAAGCTGAATATCGGATGCAAACTAAGCTGGGTTTGTGGAAGTGGATTTTAAATCGGGGTAAAGTTTTTGATCGAGATTCGCAGGGAGTTGCTTTGCGGATGGCTGGCACCCATCAAGATATTACAGAACGCAAACAAGCAGAGCGAGTATTGCGAGAAAGTGCGGAGCGAGAAAGGGCGCTAACTTTAGTGATTCAACGGATGCGCCAAACGCTAGATATTGAAATTATTTTCAGCGCGACTTCCAATGAATTGCGGCGAGTTTTAAATTGTGATCGGGTGCTTGTTTATCGCTTTAATGAAGATTGGAGCGGGCGAATTGTTGCTGAGTCTGTGGCGAATGACTGGGTTTCTTTGCTCAATATAAAACAAAATGATGAGGCTCTTTCTGAAACCCCTATTGCTGGGGATGATTGTGGGGTAATTTTTTTACAAAGTTCGGGCTTTTCTCTGACGGATAGTTATTTGCAACAAACAAAAGGCGGTGCTTATAATCCTTCGAGTTATTTGGTCGTAAGTGATATCTATCAAGCTAATTTTCAATCGTGTTATATTCAGATTTTGGAGCAGTTGCAAGCGCGCTCTTATATTACCGTGCCGATTTTTTGCGGTGATAAACTTTGGGGTTTGTTAGCAAGTTATCAAAATTCTGGTGCTCGCAATTGGAGCGAAACAGAAATTAATATTGCTGTTCAAATTGGTGCTCAGTTAGGTGTGGCTTTGCAGCAAGCAGAGTTGCTGGCACAAACCCAACTTCAAAAAGCGGCTTTGCAACAAGCTGTTTGCGCTGCGGATGCTGCTAATCAGGCAAAAAGTGAATTTTTGGCTAATATGAGCCACGAGCTAAGAACGCCGCTTAATGCGATTTTGGGATTCACGCAGGTGATGAGCCGCGATGCTTCTCTCAACCGGCAACAACAGGAAAATTTAGGGATTATTAATCGGGCCGGTGAGCACTTGCTGGAGTTAATTAACGATATTTTGGAAATGTCGAAAATTGAAGCCGGTCAACTTTCGCTAAACAAGGAAGATTTGGATTTAATTAATCTTGTTGATACCTTGGAAAAAATGCTGGCTTTAAAAGCCCAATCTAAAGGTTTAGAGTTGAGTTTTGAAATAGGCGCTGAAGTTCCTCGTTATGTGCGAACGGATGGGGGAAAACTGCGCCAAATTTTGATAAATATTTTGGGAAATGCTCTTAAGTTTACCCAAAAGGGTCGAGTTATTTTGCGGTTAAAAGCAGTTCTCCCTTCGCTGATTTTTGAAATAGAAGACACCGGCCCAGGTATTGCTCCAGAAGAAATGAATTTGCTTTTTGAGGCATTTGGGCAAACTGAAAGCGGCAGAAAATCACAACAAGGTACTGGTTTAGGTTTGTCAATTAGCCAAAAATTTGTGCAATTGATGGGCGGTGCGATCCAGGTCAAAAGTAAGCTAGGAGAGGGAAGTTTATTTAGTTTTGATATCCCCTTTGAACCGGCCCAAGCCAGGGACATTACAACAAAAAAACCGATGCGTCAAGTTTTAAGTTTAGTTCCCAATCAACCGGAATATAAAATTTTAGTTGTGGATGATCAGCCTGAAAGTAGGCTGGTTTTAAGTAAACTTTTAACTTCAATTGGTTTTGTTGTGAAAGAGGCTGAAAATGGCGCTGAAGCTGTCAAAATTTGGTTGAGTTGGCAGCCGCATTTGATCTTTATGGATATGCGAATGCCGATCATGGATGGTTATGAGGCAACTAAACAAATTAAAGCTTATTCTGAATCAGAACAACCCGTTATTATTGCGCTGACTGCTAGTGCTTTTGAAGAAGATCGGCAAGTGGTTTTGGGGGCCGGTTGTGATGATTTTATTTGCAAGCCTTTTCGTCAAGAAGCTGTGCTAGAAAAAATCAGCCAATATTTGCAAGCTGATTATGTTTTTGCTGAGGAAAAGCCATCGGATAAAGATGTCAATTTTCAAAAGACTGTCAGTGATGCTGATTTAAAATCTCAGTTATTGGAAATGCCGGCAGATTGGCTGAAAAAGTTATACATTCATGCTTGTCAATGCAGCGATGATGCAATTTTTTACCTAATTAAACAAATTCCAGCCGATAAGTTAGATTTGGCAAATTTTCTCACGGCGTTAGCGAATGATTTTGAGTTTCAAAAAATTATGGATTTCGTGGGGGATTTGGGATAG